The Teredinibacter sp. KSP-S5-2 genome includes a window with the following:
- a CDS encoding WYL domain-containing protein codes for MDSETPDNKIRFIELVGLWEGKINASQLQQHFKMSRPPSAKILQKYTARHPENFAYNSSKKGLVPTKKFQPHYCKGTMEEYFALFAKGKKSKGSDDLPFSYIEAPLRNISPELVRPILRAIREKRRIYVGYASVSSPNYEERIISPHSLVFNGVRWHTRAYCEKNQNFRDFVLSRFNGIFNDEGKATQLIEQDEKWNTWVDLIIEPDPRLSPAQKNIIEMDYQMQSGQRILNTRAALLLYLMQKLHIDQYKPSAEAQQIIVNSQCWQNIKQYLPT; via the coding sequence TTGGACTCTGAGACACCGGATAACAAAATACGATTTATTGAACTGGTTGGGCTGTGGGAAGGAAAAATAAATGCTTCTCAACTACAACAACACTTTAAAATGAGTCGCCCACCATCTGCAAAAATCCTGCAAAAATACACCGCCAGGCACCCGGAGAATTTTGCCTACAACAGTTCCAAAAAAGGCTTGGTGCCAACAAAAAAATTTCAGCCGCATTATTGCAAAGGCACAATGGAAGAATATTTTGCTTTATTTGCTAAAGGTAAAAAAAGTAAAGGAAGCGATGACCTACCCTTTAGCTATATTGAAGCGCCGCTACGTAATATTTCACCGGAGTTAGTGCGGCCCATTCTGCGAGCAATACGGGAAAAACGAAGAATTTACGTGGGTTACGCTTCGGTATCCAGCCCAAACTACGAAGAACGAATAATCTCCCCCCACAGTTTAGTGTTCAATGGTGTCCGTTGGCACACCCGCGCCTACTGCGAAAAAAATCAGAATTTTCGTGATTTTGTTCTTTCCCGGTTTAATGGCATTTTTAATGATGAAGGTAAAGCCACACAATTAATTGAGCAGGACGAAAAGTGGAATACCTGGGTGGATTTAATTATTGAACCTGACCCCAGATTAAGTCCAGCCCAAAAAAACATCATCGAAATGGACTACCAAATGCAATCCGGGCAGCGAATATTAAACACCCGTGCGGCGCTACTGCTATACCTCATGCAAAAACTCCATATCGATCAATACAAGCCCTCTGCCGAAGCACAACAAATAATTGTCAATAGTCAGTGCTGGCAAAACATAAAACAATACCTGCCAACATAA
- the cas1f gene encoding type I-F CRISPR-associated endonuclease Cas1f, producing MEQFSPSDLKAILHSKRANLYYLEHCRVMQKDGRVLYLTEEKKENQYWNIPIANTTVILLGTGTSITQAAMRMLTQAGVLVGFCGGGSTPLYAGTEVEWLCPQGEYRPTQYLQGWMCFWFNDEKRLQAAKQFQFARLGFLENTWAKNRDLKAEGFCIEDDELQAAIRHCYSRTDAAKNTSELLLSEAQLTKQLYKYAANATQQEDFVREHQSTDKANDFLNHGNYLAYGLAATTLWVLGIPHGFAVMHGKTRRGALVFDVADLIKDAIVLPWAFICAKEKATEQEFRQQVLQVFTDVKALDFMFNQVKDVALQGEKDMEGDEL from the coding sequence ATGGAACAATTTTCGCCATCAGACTTAAAAGCTATTTTGCATTCCAAGCGGGCTAACCTGTACTACCTGGAACATTGCCGCGTAATGCAAAAAGATGGCAGAGTGCTGTACCTAACGGAAGAGAAAAAAGAAAACCAATATTGGAACATACCCATTGCCAATACCACGGTAATATTGCTGGGCACCGGCACCTCCATTACCCAGGCGGCTATGCGTATGCTCACCCAGGCGGGTGTGTTGGTTGGCTTTTGCGGCGGCGGCAGCACACCATTGTATGCAGGCACCGAAGTCGAATGGTTATGCCCACAAGGGGAATACCGCCCCACTCAATATTTACAAGGCTGGATGTGCTTTTGGTTTAACGATGAAAAACGCTTGCAAGCTGCGAAGCAATTCCAATTTGCCAGGTTGGGCTTTTTGGAAAACACCTGGGCCAAAAACCGCGATTTAAAAGCCGAAGGCTTCTGTATCGAAGACGATGAACTACAAGCGGCTATACGCCACTGCTATTCCCGTACGGATGCGGCAAAAAACACCTCTGAACTGTTGCTTAGCGAAGCCCAGCTCACCAAACAGCTCTACAAATACGCTGCCAACGCTACCCAGCAGGAAGACTTTGTACGTGAACACCAATCCACAGACAAAGCCAACGACTTCCTGAACCACGGCAACTACTTAGCCTACGGCTTGGCCGCAACAACCCTGTGGGTGCTCGGCATACCCCACGGCTTTGCCGTAATGCATGGCAAAACCCGCCGGGGAGCGCTGGTGTTTGACGTGGCGGATTTAATCAAAGACGCCATCGTATTGCCCTGGGCCTTTATTTGCGCCAAAGAAAAAGCCACAGAGCAGGAGTTTAGGCAGCAAGTACTGCAAGTGTTTACCGATGTAAAAGCCCTGGACTTTATGTTTAACCAAGTGAAAGACGTGGCGTTGCAGGGGGAGAAAGACATGGAAGGTGACGAACTATGA